Proteins from one Desulfallas thermosapovorans DSM 6562 genomic window:
- a CDS encoding diguanylate cyclase produces the protein MREHIEHMEINGFKEKIKVTVSIGVAAASSKQGIDIHQLINKADMAMYCAKNNGRNRVCQWNQGESSG, from the coding sequence ATTAGAGAGCATATTGAACATATGGAAATTAATGGCTTTAAAGAGAAAATAAAAGTCACCGTCAGTATCGGAGTTGCCGCTGCAAGTAGTAAACAAGGTATTGATATTCATCAACTTATTAACAAGGCAGATATGGCTATGTATTGTGCGAAAAACAATGGGAGAAATCGTGTATGCCAGTGGAATCAAGGTGAAAGTTCCGGTTGA